The Marivivens sp. LCG002 genome contains a region encoding:
- a CDS encoding DUF952 domain-containing protein: MLIYKIFRAGEWAELQSKGETLGAPIDVIDGYIHFSTAEQVKETAAKHFAGEEGLVLLGLESEALDPLVWEPSRGGALFPHLYRPIRLGDVLWSKPLPLVDGIHQFPEMT; this comes from the coding sequence ATGCTGATTTACAAGATTTTCCGTGCTGGCGAATGGGCCGAGCTTCAGTCCAAGGGCGAAACTTTGGGTGCACCGATCGACGTGATCGACGGCTACATCCATTTTTCCACCGCCGAGCAGGTCAAGGAAACCGCCGCCAAGCACTTTGCAGGCGAAGAGGGGCTCGTTCTTCTCGGTCTCGAAAGCGAAGCGCTTGATCCGCTCGTATGGGAGCCCTCGCGCGGCGGAGCGCTGTTCCCGCATCTTTATCGCCCCATCCGTCTCGGCGATGTTTTGTGGAGCAAACCGCTCCCGCTTGTCGACGGCATCCACCAGTTTCCG